TTGTTATTTTTtcccaaaacttcaaaaattgttggaaatattgtgtttataaaaaaaatagactAAACTTTGCACATTATGGatcataaaattcaaacataGTGTAAATTATAACTCATTGTGAAATCCTCCCGGTATCTATCATATATGCTATGAAAGTTTTAATAGAGTGAAAGTCTTTAAGATTGGGAAGTTGATGGACTTACTTAATTGGGTTGAGCCTTTGATAGATTGGACctaataatattaatttattaCCTATGAGTTTAGCCTATATATAACTTAAAGAACCTATATGCTAATAATTCAGTTTTTCGGTTAACCAAACTAAATAACTTAATAATCGAAAACCgaactgaaaaactgaaattttaaaattttaaaccgaAATCGATTGAACAAATCGAATAACTGAAaccgaaataaaaaaaattggttcGATCGGTTTTTTCGGTTCCGACCGAAATATGCCCACCCCTATGTACAACCCCATGTTGGTTTTATGCAGAAATTAACTCTACGCAAGCACCAACCAAACGGGCCCTCAGGGATACATTCACCAATTCATATTTCAAACATCCCGGAAAACGCCAGTTGTTTCCTTCGTGTCACATTCAAACTCATCCATCCTTTAAAGCGGTTAAAATCGTCGGCTTCCTCATCTCACCGTCAATCAACTTCTAATCCAACGGCTCAAACTCACGATCCTTGTGCTCTCTTCTCATTGGTCCATTTAAAAATCCCTCAGTACTATATAACTACCAACACCGAACATCCTCTCTCTCAGTTCTCCATTACGCTTCCCATTCAAAATCTCATATTTTTGTAGAACAAATCCAATTAATTCTTGTTTTACGGTAACAACAATCAAATGGCAGGTAGAGGAAAAACCCTAGGATCTGGAGCAGCAAAGAAGGCTACATCCCGTAGTAGCAAAGCCGGTCTTCAATTCCCCGTCGGTCGTATCGCCCGTTTTCTCAAAGCCGGGAAGTATGCTGAGCGTGTTGGTGCCGGTGCCCCTGTTTACCTTGCTGCCGTCCTCGAATACCTTGCTGCTGAGGTGAGTTTTTGCATTTGCCTCTTTAATTCTTTCCTTTTTGATATCTCAATTTCTAGGGTTTCTAAATTGGAATATGATTATGGGTGTATACTGATTATTATTGTCTTACTGATTAATTGAAGGGAAATCACATACTAATTAACCATAATTGAGTTAGTTGCTTTAGTGTTTGGACTGGAAAGCAGTTTTGTGAAATATAGTTACATTTTTCAGGTCACTTATAAAGTAGTTATAGTAAATTTTCATTAGCATTAATTGTTAACATGATAAAAATCGTAACTAAACTACTACTTATTACATAGGTTAAAGTTAAATGATGCTGTTTATAGATTTTTTTAATGTTGTATAAGTTAAACAATAAATATGTACTGATAACAAAATTTCTaggttgtttgttttaatttagggtttctgattttttatgtgaattttggTGGTTACAGGTGCTTGAATTGGCTGGAAATGCTGCGAGGGACAACAAGAAGACTAGGATAGTACCAAGGCATATACAGTTGGCAGTAAGAAATGATGAGGAATTGAGCAAGTTGCTTGGAGATGTCACTATTGCCAATGGCGGTGTTATGCCCAATATTCATAACCTTTTGCTGCCTAAGAAAGCTGGTGGCTCCTCAAAGCCCTCTGCTGATGAGGATTAGATTGGAAGGACAATAGGGAGTTTCAAGTGTTAAGCCTTAAATTTGGTTTttgaatagttttttttttttttttttttttagattccATAGAAATTATTAGGTTTCTCCAGTATGAAATCAATCGTGTTTTCTTAGTTCTTTTATAGTGTTAGAGTTTATGTTAGCCTGTGTATACAAATGAAATGATGAATGAAAGGCCATTTTTATACTTTTGAATTGTGTCTCTGCGTTGCTAATTATAGTAGTAACATCTACATTTATGAATATCTAACTAGTGAATTTAGAGTCTCttggaaatagtctctctacccTTTTTTGGATTAGGGGTAATGTTTCTACCCTTTTTtggataggggtaaggtttgtATACACTCTagtctccccagaccccattagtgggattttattgggtatgttgttgtaaCTAGTGAATCCAGTTTCATACTAATGTTTACagtcttgattttcttttccttcttaaaatgtgttgtgtttttcttttcctttttaaaatgTGTTGTGCTTGTGAACTTTATGGGTCTCATGGTGTATTGATTTGTGTTCTACAGCTCCGTGTAAGTATCTATTTAGTGAACTATATATGTCCATGCAATTATGAGACAATTTGTGGGCATGCTGTTTCTAAGCATCCGATTAATTAGGGCATTTGCTTTTGCCCTCAGCCTCTCTTTCCTGGGTTTCTCATTAGTTTACTGATTGCATATGCTTATTCATGTGCCTATATATAGAATTATCATTTGAGGGCTAAATGATGAGAGATGTTAGAAATCAAAATGTTTG
Above is a window of Nicotiana tabacum cultivar K326 chromosome 8, ASM71507v2, whole genome shotgun sequence DNA encoding:
- the LOC107822337 gene encoding histone H2A.6, encoding MAGRGKTLGSGAAKKATSRSSKAGLQFPVGRIARFLKAGKYAERVGAGAPVYLAAVLEYLAAEVLELAGNAARDNKKTRIVPRHIQLAVRNDEELSKLLGDVTIANGGVMPNIHNLLLPKKAGGSSKPSADED